A region of Candidatus Liberibacter africanus PTSAPSY DNA encodes the following proteins:
- a CDS encoding type II toxin-antitoxin system RatA family toxin: MHYFTADRVVDHSSQQMLKLVSDIEKYPEFVPLCKEIIIHNREKQGNDEILLASMQVNYAGIQKSFMTQIRVNKIQNRIAVKHIKNTFNFLENDWYFEEIAPNKCKIRFSIKYELKNRLFDMMLRAVFDHSFLYFAKAFEDRADKIYRPLISYK; encoded by the coding sequence ATGCATTATTTTACAGCTGATCGTGTCGTGGATCATAGCTCTCAACAAATGCTGAAATTAGTAAGCGATATAGAAAAATATCCTGAATTTGTCCCACTGTGTAAAGAAATTATCATCCATAATCGCGAAAAACAAGGGAACGACGAAATACTTCTTGCGAGCATGCAAGTGAACTATGCCGGCATACAAAAGAGTTTCATGACACAGATACGAGTAAATAAAATTCAAAATAGAATCGCAGTTAAGCACATTAAAAATACATTCAATTTTTTAGAAAATGATTGGTATTTTGAAGAAATTGCCCCCAATAAATGCAAAATACGCTTCTCTATAAAATATGAACTAAAAAATCGCCTTTTTGATATGATGCTCAGAGCAGTATTCGATCATTCTTTTTTGTATTTCGCAAAAGCATTCGAAGATCGGGCTGATAAAATATATCGCCCTCTTATTTCCTATAAATAA
- the lipA gene encoding lipoyl synthase has product MVTVFDTVNKKKHALHAIPNKKQARHPEKIHKPDTEKIQKPDWIRVRAPVSSSGYQETHKILRSRNLTTVCEEAGCPNIGECWNKNHATFMIMGSICTRACTFCNVATGKPQSLDAQEPQNISWAVKAMKLSHVVITSVDRDDLEDGGAQHFAEVIYAIRQYSPSTTIEVLTPDFLRKPHALETVVLAKPDVFNHNLETVASNYLTVRPGARYFHSLRLLQRVKELNPFIFTKSGIMLGLGETRNEVLQLMDDLRTADVDFLTMGQYLQPTRKHHKVESFITPQDFKSYETIAYSKGFLMVSASPLTRSSYHAGDDFLRLKEARKKITYENKSIKVSQN; this is encoded by the coding sequence ATGGTCACAGTTTTTGATACAGTCAACAAAAAAAAACATGCTTTACATGCCATTCCCAATAAAAAACAAGCTCGTCATCCTGAAAAAATACACAAGCCTGACACAGAAAAGATACAGAAGCCTGATTGGATTCGTGTGCGTGCACCCGTATCATCGTCAGGATATCAAGAAACTCATAAAATACTTCGATCTCGTAATTTAACTACTGTTTGCGAGGAAGCCGGCTGTCCTAACATCGGCGAATGTTGGAATAAAAATCATGCTACCTTTATGATTATGGGATCGATCTGCACGAGAGCCTGTACATTTTGCAATGTTGCAACAGGGAAGCCACAATCATTAGACGCTCAAGAACCACAAAATATATCATGGGCTGTTAAAGCCATGAAACTATCTCATGTTGTTATTACATCAGTAGATCGTGATGACTTAGAAGATGGAGGAGCACAACACTTTGCAGAAGTCATTTATGCGATCAGACAATATTCCCCATCCACAACTATTGAAGTGCTTACTCCCGATTTTTTACGTAAACCTCATGCCTTAGAAACAGTTGTTTTAGCAAAACCTGATGTTTTTAATCATAACCTTGAAACAGTAGCATCTAATTATCTAACGGTTCGTCCTGGTGCTCGCTATTTTCATTCACTGAGATTATTACAACGCGTAAAAGAATTAAATCCTTTTATTTTTACCAAATCAGGAATTATGTTGGGATTGGGAGAAACAAGAAATGAAGTATTGCAATTAATGGATGATTTACGTACAGCTGACGTCGATTTCTTAACTATGGGACAATATCTACAACCAACACGTAAACATCATAAAGTAGAATCCTTTATCACTCCACAAGACTTTAAATCCTATGAGACTATTGCTTATAGCAAGGGATTTTTAATGGTTTCTGCTAGCCCCCTCACTCGTTCTTCTTATCATGCAGGCGATGATTTCTTACGTCTAAAAGAAGCGCGCAAAAAAATCACATATGAAAATAAATCCATTAAAGTATCGCAAAATTGA